From the genome of Nicotiana sylvestris chromosome 2, ASM39365v2, whole genome shotgun sequence, one region includes:
- the LOC104229252 gene encoding uncharacterized protein — protein sequence MPINRHCPRIDTYELKLRIERKIGQQRAEKYFTVLSRYLSLKLSKSEFERFCICLLGRENICLHNALTRAIIKNACAAKTPPTKDCKMQASLHVKVPNGCQRGTLQSLCQDSFPQSPKKGRTPTLRDRRFKDRPSHRGPHEKTHSAAACEDTAPKAQEHQTATELISLGSIWSRSHVTAPLGISLSNRGTRKVACRRSALLQSIETCNSTGDLPDSNSLKKWLEQKSEAEGLQISTDSVNVLHHGLDAFMKRLLKPCLELAGSRSQDKCIHDQAVSVSNKTRPRRYIQKPSDLFSVSMLDFRSAMELNPRILGEDWPIQLEKVSLHAYEESLID from the coding sequence ATGCCCATAAATCGGCATTGCCCCCGAATTGACACTTACGAGTTGAAGCTTCGGATTGAAAGGAAGATTGGTCAACAGAGGGCAGAGAAGTATTTTACTGTGTTGAGCAGATACTTGAGTCTAAAGCTTAGCAAGTCAGAGTTTGAGAGATTCTGCATTTGTTTGTTGGGGAGAGAGAATATCTGCCTTCACAATGCACTTACCCGAGCAATTATAAAAAACGCTTGTGCTGCTAAGACACCTCCGACAAAAGACTGCAAAATGCAGGCTTCATTACATGTCAAAGTCCCAAATGGATGTCAAAGAGGAACTCTCCAATCACTGTGCCAGGACTCATTTCCTCAATCTCCGAAAAAGGGGAGAACTCCTACCCTTCGTGATCGAAGATTCAAGGACCGGCCGAGTCATCGGGGGCCTCATGAGAAAACACATTCTGCTGCTGCTTGTGAAGATACTGCACCAAAAGCACAAGAACATCAAACTGCTACTGAGTTGATATCATTGGGTAGCATTTGGAGTAGAAGTCATGTAACTGCTCCCCTTGGCATCTCTCTGAGTAATCGGGGAACAAGAAAAGTAGCATGTCGCAGGTCAGCTCTTTTGCAAAGCATAGAAACTTGTAATAGCACTGGTGATTTGCCTGACTCCAACTCCCTAAAGAAATGGTTGGAACAGAAGTCAGAGGCAGAAGGCCTACAAATATCAACAGATTCTGTAAATGTGTTGCATCATGGGCTTGATGCATTTATGAAGCGATTATTAAAGCCTTGTTTGGAATTAGCAGGATCAAGGTCACAAGACAAGTGCATCCATGACCAAGCTGTATCAGTTTCAAATAAAACAAGGCCGAGAAGATACATTCAGAAACCAAGTGATCTCTTTTCTGTTTCAATGCTGGATTTTCGCTCTGCAATGGAGTTGAATCCCAGGATACTAGGGGAAGATTGGCCAATACAGCTTGAGAAAGTTTCGTTGCATGCATATGAAGAATCATTGATCGATTAG